The following coding sequences lie in one Pseudomonas svalbardensis genomic window:
- the lon gene encoding endopeptidase La, whose product MSDQQEFPEDPSEYADPENAEHHSTGKGLALPGQNLPDKVYIIPIHNRPFFPAQVLPVIVNEEPWAETLDLVSKSDHHSLALFYMDTPQEDPRHFDTSALPLYGTLVKVHHASRENGKLQFVAQGLTRVRIRTWLKHHRPPYLVEVEYPHQPTEPTDEVKAYGMALINAIKELLPLNPLYSEELKNYLNRFSPNDPSPLTDFAAALTSATGSELQEVLDCVPMLKRMEKVLPMLRKEVEVARLQKEISAEVNRKIGEHQREFFLKEQLKVIQQELGLTKDDRSADIEQFEQRLEGKVLPAQAQKRVEEEMNKLSILETGSPEYAVTRNYLDWATSVPWGVYGEDKLDLKHARKVLDKHHAGLDDIKDRILEFLAVGAYKGEISGSIVLLVGPPGVGKTSVGKSIAESLGRPFYRFSLGGMRDEAEIKGHRRTYIGAQPGKLVHALKDVEVMNPVIMLDEIDKMGQSYQGDPASALLETLDPEQNVEFLDHYLDLRLDLSKVLFICTANTLDSIPGPLLDRMEVIRLSGYITEEKIAIAKRHLWPKQLEKAGVSKGSLSISDSALKALIDGYAREAGVRQLEKQLGKLVRKAVVKLIDEPKAVIKLGPKDLESSLGHPVFRNEQVLSGTGVITGLAWTSMGGATLPIEATRIHTLNRGFKLTGQLGDVMKESAEIAYSYVSSNLKSFGGDPKFFDEAFVHLHVPEGATPKDGPSAGVTMASALLSLARNQAPKKGIAMTGELTLTGHVLPIGGVREKVIAARRQKIFELILPEPNRGSFEELPDYLKEGITVHFAKRFADVAKILF is encoded by the coding sequence ATGAGCGACCAGCAAGAATTCCCTGAAGACCCGAGCGAATACGCCGACCCAGAGAACGCCGAACACCACTCCACCGGCAAAGGCCTCGCCCTGCCAGGCCAGAACCTGCCGGACAAGGTCTACATCATCCCGATCCACAACCGCCCGTTCTTCCCGGCCCAAGTACTGCCGGTCATCGTCAATGAAGAACCGTGGGCTGAAACGCTGGACCTGGTGAGCAAATCCGATCACCACTCCCTGGCCCTGTTCTACATGGACACGCCCCAGGAAGATCCGCGTCATTTCGACACCTCGGCCCTGCCGCTCTACGGCACGCTGGTCAAGGTGCATCACGCCAGTCGCGAAAACGGCAAACTGCAATTCGTCGCCCAAGGCCTGACTCGCGTGCGCATCCGCACCTGGCTCAAGCACCATCGCCCGCCGTACCTGGTAGAAGTCGAATACCCGCACCAGCCCACCGAGCCGACCGACGAGGTCAAGGCCTACGGCATGGCGCTGATCAACGCGATCAAGGAACTGCTGCCGCTCAATCCGCTGTACAGCGAAGAGCTGAAGAATTACCTCAACCGCTTCAGTCCCAACGATCCGTCGCCGCTGACCGACTTCGCCGCCGCCCTCACGTCGGCCACCGGCAGCGAGCTGCAAGAAGTGCTCGACTGCGTGCCCATGCTCAAACGCATGGAAAAAGTCCTGCCGATGTTGCGCAAGGAAGTCGAAGTCGCGCGCCTGCAAAAAGAGATTTCCGCCGAAGTTAACCGCAAGATCGGCGAGCATCAGCGCGAGTTCTTCCTCAAGGAACAACTCAAGGTCATCCAGCAAGAGCTGGGCCTGACCAAGGACGACCGCAGCGCCGACATCGAGCAGTTCGAACAGCGCCTGGAAGGCAAGGTTCTGCCCGCTCAAGCGCAAAAACGCGTCGAAGAGGAAATGAACAAGCTGTCGATCCTCGAAACCGGTTCGCCGGAGTATGCGGTCACCCGCAACTACCTCGACTGGGCAACCTCGGTGCCGTGGGGCGTGTACGGCGAGGACAAACTTGACCTCAAGCACGCACGCAAGGTGTTGGACAAACACCATGCCGGCCTCGACGACATCAAGGACCGCATCCTCGAGTTCCTCGCGGTCGGGGCCTACAAAGGCGAGATCAGCGGCTCCATCGTGCTGCTGGTCGGCCCGCCGGGCGTAGGTAAAACCAGTGTCGGCAAATCCATCGCCGAATCCCTCGGTCGGCCGTTCTACCGCTTCAGCCTCGGAGGCATGCGCGACGAAGCCGAGATCAAGGGCCATCGCCGCACCTACATCGGCGCGCAGCCGGGCAAACTCGTCCATGCGTTGAAAGATGTCGAAGTGATGAACCCGGTGATCATGCTCGACGAGATCGACAAGATGGGCCAGAGCTACCAGGGCGACCCGGCCTCGGCTCTGCTGGAAACCCTCGACCCGGAGCAGAACGTCGAATTCCTCGACCACTACCTGGACTTGCGTCTGGACCTGTCGAAAGTGCTGTTCATCTGCACCGCCAACACCCTGGACTCGATCCCCGGCCCGTTGCTGGACCGGATGGAAGTGATTCGCCTGTCGGGTTACATCACCGAAGAAAAAATCGCCATCGCCAAGCGTCACCTGTGGCCCAAGCAACTGGAAAAGGCCGGCGTGTCCAAAGGCAGCCTGAGTATCAGCGACAGCGCCCTCAAAGCGTTGATCGACGGATACGCCCGTGAAGCCGGCGTGCGGCAGTTGGAAAAACAACTGGGCAAACTGGTGCGCAAAGCCGTTGTGAAACTGATCGACGAGCCGAAAGCGGTGATCAAGCTCGGCCCGAAAGACCTCGAATCCTCACTCGGCCATCCAGTCTTCCGCAATGAGCAAGTGCTGTCCGGTACCGGCGTCATCACCGGGCTGGCCTGGACCAGCATGGGCGGCGCGACCTTGCCGATCGAAGCCACGCGCATTCACACCCTGAATCGTGGCTTCAAACTCACCGGGCAATTGGGCGATGTAATGAAGGAGTCGGCGGAAATCGCCTACAGCTACGTCAGTTCCAACCTGAAGTCTTTCGGCGGTGATCCGAAGTTCTTCGACGAAGCCTTCGTCCACTTGCACGTCCCGGAAGGCGCCACCCCGAAAGACGGCCCAAGTGCTGGCGTAACCATGGCCAGCGCCCTGCTCTCGCTCGCCCGAAACCAGGCGCCGAAAAAAGGCATCGCCATGACCGGCGAACTGACGCTGACCGGGCATGTACTGCCGATTGGCGGAGTGCGCGAGAAGGTGATTGCAGCGCGGCGGCAAAAGATCTTCGAGTTGATCCTGCCGGAGCCTAATCGCGGTAGCTTTGAAGAATTGCCGGATTATCTGAAGGAAGGCATTACCGTGCACTTTGCCAAGCGGTTTGCGGATGTGGCGAAGATATTGTTCTGA
- a CDS encoding methylamine utilization protein, with protein sequence MARLISALFIAAALCLIGLANAATLQIQMHDQNGKSLADAVVTLQGPVGLPVGAFKADMDQRSQQFAPHVLAVHTGTPIKFPNSDNIRHQVYSFSPAKRFELRLYEGTPSDPVLFDKPGVVVLGCNIHDWMLGYVYVTDDPRFGVTDAQGQLTLDAPAGVYHATLWHPQASGMQPVDGGEVKIAAAGLTQAFTLTIEAQAEQTPTAPAPSAFGDAFKRATHETTQ encoded by the coding sequence ATGGCCCGTTTGATTTCTGCTTTATTCATAGCCGCAGCGCTCTGCCTCATTGGTTTGGCCAATGCCGCGACGCTGCAAATCCAGATGCACGATCAAAATGGCAAATCCCTGGCCGATGCGGTCGTCACCCTGCAAGGTCCGGTCGGTCTGCCGGTGGGCGCGTTCAAGGCCGACATGGACCAGCGCAGTCAGCAATTCGCGCCCCACGTGCTGGCGGTGCACACCGGCACGCCGATCAAATTTCCCAACAGCGACAACATCCGCCATCAGGTCTATTCGTTTTCGCCGGCCAAGCGCTTTGAACTGCGGCTGTACGAAGGCACGCCGTCCGACCCGGTGCTGTTCGACAAACCTGGCGTGGTGGTGCTCGGCTGCAACATTCACGACTGGATGCTCGGCTACGTCTATGTCACCGATGACCCGCGTTTCGGAGTGACCGACGCCCAAGGCCAATTGACCCTCGACGCGCCGGCCGGGGTTTATCACGCCACCCTCTGGCACCCGCAAGCCTCGGGGATGCAACCGGTCGACGGCGGAGAAGTAAAAATCGCTGCGGCCGGCCTCACGCAGGCCTTCACCCTGACCATCGAGGCCCAGGCCGAGCAAACCCCGACCGCGCCGGCACCGAGTGCCTTTGGCGATGCCTTTAAGCGAGCCACCCATGAAACTACGCAGTAG
- a CDS encoding putative bifunctional diguanylate cyclase/phosphodiesterase encodes MKLRSSFQARVACVLVLLLLVVVGALYFSVKAATNSAVRGQASAQLEVGTRVFERLLEVRGRRLADGAQLLAADFGFREAVASGDAATMASVLLNHGKRINASDMILLGMDGKVLASTLDDVVEGTPFRYDQALREARRTQQTMVIVPLQGKPHLLVEATVLAPLPIARVVMGFSMDASWAAELQSLTNLEVSFLTVDRQHVGELVSTQPSAMNDSLMRLMLGSRQGSQVQLSELHDQNFLGQSLMLASAPQGSDNQVIALLQSPLDAAMQAFAPLDEKILGIALVALLGSLAGALLLARGVSQPVRALAEAAERIGQGDYQTPVSLKRSDELGLLATAFNSMQSGIAERELQLAHNALHDPLTGLPNRTLAMERLGSAISAQRPMALVYMGIDNLRAINETAGPESVDQLLRQTGERLQVALRPGDTVAHLIADEFLLLLDGMDSDAAVAVADQLQQLLLKPQRINGHDLMLECRLGIAAYLVDGLSANTLLERAAIAMKDAAQLPGRLQIYEQGRDLVHRRQITLIRDLRHAASNGEFLLHYQPKLDISKGHVRQAEALLRWQHPQFGMVSPAEFIPLAERTGSIQTLTNWVIGEGMRQLSEWNRRGLRLQLSLNISADDLLSDDLAERVSALLRVYRLPAEQLIFEITESAVMREPERALKVLHQLRDCGISLSVDDFGTGYSSLAHLKRLPVQELKIDQSFVRDLDETSEDAVIVRSTIEMSHNLGLKVVAEGVEHAHSLRLLERWQCDTAQGYLISRPLSAAAFEAWVALPLSAQTSMVH; translated from the coding sequence ATGAAACTACGCAGTAGCTTTCAGGCGCGGGTCGCCTGTGTCCTGGTTCTGCTGTTGCTGGTGGTGGTCGGCGCGCTGTACTTCAGCGTGAAGGCGGCGACCAACTCGGCGGTGCGCGGCCAGGCCAGTGCGCAATTGGAAGTCGGCACACGGGTATTCGAACGGTTACTGGAAGTGCGGGGCCGACGGCTGGCCGACGGCGCGCAGTTGCTCGCGGCGGATTTCGGTTTTCGCGAAGCGGTGGCCAGCGGCGACGCAGCGACCATGGCCTCGGTGCTGCTCAACCATGGCAAACGCATCAATGCCAGCGACATGATTTTGCTGGGCATGGACGGCAAGGTCCTGGCCAGCACCCTCGATGACGTCGTCGAAGGTACGCCGTTCCGCTACGACCAAGCCTTGCGAGAAGCCCGACGCACGCAACAGACCATGGTGATCGTGCCGTTGCAAGGCAAGCCGCATTTGTTGGTGGAAGCCACGGTGCTGGCGCCGCTGCCGATCGCTCGGGTGGTCATGGGGTTCAGCATGGACGCAAGTTGGGCGGCTGAATTGCAGTCGCTGACCAACCTTGAAGTGTCGTTCCTCACCGTCGATCGCCAGCACGTCGGCGAGTTGGTTAGCACCCAGCCCAGTGCCATGAACGACAGCCTCATGCGATTAATGCTCGGCAGTCGGCAGGGCAGCCAGGTGCAGTTGAGTGAGCTTCACGATCAGAATTTCCTCGGCCAGTCGTTGATGCTGGCGAGTGCTCCGCAAGGTAGCGATAACCAGGTGATCGCGCTGTTGCAAAGTCCGCTGGATGCAGCGATGCAAGCTTTCGCGCCGCTGGATGAAAAGATCCTCGGCATTGCCTTGGTGGCGTTGCTCGGCTCGCTGGCCGGCGCCTTGTTACTGGCCCGTGGTGTGTCGCAACCGGTGCGCGCGCTGGCCGAGGCCGCCGAGCGGATTGGTCAGGGCGATTACCAGACGCCGGTCAGCCTCAAGCGCAGCGATGAACTGGGCCTGCTCGCCACGGCGTTCAATTCCATGCAAAGCGGCATCGCCGAGCGTGAACTGCAACTGGCCCACAACGCTTTGCACGACCCACTCACCGGCCTGCCCAATCGCACGCTGGCGATGGAACGCTTGGGCAGTGCGATCTCCGCACAACGACCGATGGCGCTGGTGTACATGGGCATCGATAACCTGCGGGCGATCAACGAAACCGCTGGCCCTGAGTCGGTCGATCAACTACTGCGCCAGACCGGCGAACGCCTGCAAGTCGCGCTGCGCCCCGGCGATACCGTGGCGCATTTGATTGCCGATGAATTCCTGTTGTTACTCGACGGTATGGACAGTGACGCAGCTGTGGCGGTGGCCGATCAGCTTCAACAATTGTTGCTCAAGCCCCAACGCATCAACGGCCATGACCTGATGCTTGAGTGTCGTCTGGGCATCGCGGCCTATCTCGTGGATGGCTTGAGCGCGAACACCTTGCTGGAGCGCGCCGCGATTGCGATGAAAGACGCGGCGCAATTGCCCGGTCGCCTGCAAATCTACGAACAGGGCCGTGACCTCGTACATCGCCGCCAGATCACCCTGATCCGTGACTTGCGCCACGCCGCAAGCAATGGCGAATTCCTGCTGCATTACCAGCCCAAACTCGACATCAGCAAAGGCCATGTACGCCAGGCAGAAGCCTTGCTGCGCTGGCAGCATCCGCAATTTGGCATGGTCTCGCCGGCAGAATTCATTCCCTTGGCCGAGCGCACCGGCAGCATTCAAACGTTGACTAATTGGGTGATCGGCGAAGGCATGCGCCAGCTCTCGGAATGGAATCGCCGGGGCCTGCGTTTGCAGCTGTCGCTGAACATTTCTGCCGATGACTTGCTCAGTGATGACCTGGCCGAGCGGGTCTCGGCGCTGTTGCGGGTTTATCGCTTGCCGGCTGAACAATTGATTTTCGAAATCACCGAAAGCGCGGTCATGCGTGAACCGGAGCGAGCCCTGAAAGTGCTGCATCAGTTGCGTGATTGCGGCATCAGTTTGTCGGTGGATGACTTCGGCACCGGTTACTCATCGCTGGCTCACCTCAAGCGTTTGCCGGTGCAAGAGTTGAAGATCGATCAGTCCTTCGTTCGCGATCTGGATGAAACCAGCGAGGACGCGGTGATCGTTCGTTCGACCATCGAAATGAGCCATAACCTGGGACTCAAAGTGGTGGCCGAGGGCGTTGAACATGCCCACAGCCTGCGTTTGCTCGAACGCTGGCAGTGCGACACGGCGCAGGGTTATCTCATCAGTCGCCCGCTGAGCGCGGCGGCGTTCGAAGCTTGGGTGGCGTTGCCCCTGAGCGCTCAAACTTCCATGGTTCATTGA
- a CDS encoding DUF3034 family protein, giving the protein MTSRFSLLLGCLVGLTLQTAVADNGRLIATGGASSLEGTAGGGITPWAVLAGYGEKSEWGATAFATTVNLPDYRLDVAGLALAYDNRVELSFARQRFDLGSLVHKLNLPEDSLGQDVLGVKVRLFGDVIYDDLPQVSLGLEYKHHRDFLIPSLVGAKRDSDTEGYLAASRLFMGAAFGYNLLVNGSLRYSRANELGLLGFGGDRRDSRSLLKEGSVAVLFNPRWAVGVEYREKPDNLSFSGESDWADLFVGYFPNKHVSVVLAYARLGEIATLDNQNGTYLSIQGSF; this is encoded by the coding sequence ATGACTTCACGTTTTTCCCTGTTGCTCGGCTGTCTCGTCGGCCTGACCCTGCAAACCGCCGTGGCCGATAACGGTCGTCTGATCGCCACCGGCGGCGCCAGCAGCCTCGAAGGTACGGCGGGCGGTGGCATTACGCCGTGGGCGGTGCTCGCCGGTTATGGCGAAAAGAGTGAGTGGGGCGCCACGGCGTTCGCCACCACCGTCAACCTGCCGGACTATCGGCTGGATGTGGCGGGTCTCGCGTTGGCCTATGACAACCGCGTTGAATTGTCCTTTGCCCGGCAACGCTTTGATCTCGGTTCGTTGGTGCACAAGCTGAACCTGCCGGAAGACAGCCTCGGACAGGACGTGCTTGGGGTGAAGGTTCGGCTGTTTGGCGACGTGATCTACGACGACTTGCCGCAGGTTTCGTTGGGACTGGAATACAAACATCATCGTGATTTTTTGATCCCCAGCCTGGTTGGCGCCAAGCGTGACAGCGATACCGAAGGTTATCTGGCCGCCAGTCGTTTGTTCATGGGCGCAGCGTTTGGCTACAACCTGTTGGTCAATGGTAGCTTGCGTTACAGCCGTGCGAACGAGTTGGGGTTGCTGGGGTTTGGCGGTGATCGTCGCGACTCGCGCAGCCTGTTGAAAGAAGGTTCGGTCGCGGTGCTGTTCAATCCGCGTTGGGCGGTGGGCGTTGAATATCGAGAGAAACCAGACAACCTGTCGTTCTCCGGGGAAAGCGATTGGGCGGATCTGTTTGTCGGCTATTTCCCCAACAAGCATGTCTCGGTGGTGTTGGCCTACGCCCGGCTCGGCGAAATCGCCACGCTGGATAACCAGAACGGCACGTATCTGTCGATCCAGGGGAGTTTCTGA
- a CDS encoding group I truncated hemoglobin: protein MRISPLILALLLSACVQQPPKDDSLYRDLGERPGITRIVEGMLLNIARDERIVERFRKIDIQRLRDKLIEQFCVEAGGPCVYTGDSMAESHKGQNVSRSDFNALVEDLIAAMDEQGISVPVQNCLIARLAPMRPDVIEK from the coding sequence ATGCGGATTTCCCCTCTGATTCTGGCGCTGCTGTTGAGTGCCTGCGTACAGCAACCGCCCAAGGACGACAGCCTCTACCGCGACCTCGGCGAGCGTCCGGGGATCACTCGGATTGTTGAAGGCATGTTGCTGAACATCGCCAGAGATGAACGCATCGTCGAGCGTTTTCGCAAGATTGATATCCAGCGCCTGCGGGACAAACTGATCGAACAGTTCTGCGTCGAAGCGGGCGGTCCTTGTGTGTACACCGGCGACAGCATGGCCGAGAGTCACAAGGGTCAGAACGTCAGCCGCAGCGACTTCAATGCACTGGTCGAAGACCTTATCGCCGCGATGGATGAACAGGGCATCAGCGTCCCCGTACAAAACTGCTTGATCGCCAGACTGGCACCCATGCGCCCTGACGTGATTGAGAAATAA
- a CDS encoding glucose/quinate/shikimate family membrane-bound PQQ-dependent dehydrogenase — MSTDGALSRSRLLPSLLGILLLLMGLAMLAGGIKLSLLGGSLYYLLAGIGLALTGVLMILARRAALGLYALVLFASTVWALWEVGLDWWQLVPRLAMLFALGLVMLLPWFRRPLLITGPAPMGTGALSVAVVLAAVAALASQFTNPGEIKGQLDRDSVPGMTNTAPAMPDGDWNSYGRSAHGDRYSPLAQITPQNVNKLVPAWTYRTGDIPGPNDPGETTAENTPLKVNGMLYVCTPHSQVIALDPDTGKELWRFDPKLSTQNAANFKGWAHMTCRGVTYHDDAAYASEQSPTGTANPAPVSNVCPRRIFLPTADTRLIALDADTGKMCEDFGDKGQVDLRANIGGFTAGGYYSTSPPAVTKDLVVIGGHVTDNVSIDEPSGVIRAFDVHTGKLVWNWDSGNPDDTTPIAEGKVYTRNSPNMWSMFAVDEKLGMLYLPMGNQTPDQFGGARTPESELHAAGLTALDIATGKVRWHFQFTHHDLWDMDVGGQPTLMDLKTADGVKPAVLASTKQGSIYVLDRSTGQAIVPINEVPVPQGAVEGDHTSPTQPKSDLNLMPPPLQERDMWGVTPFDQLICRIDFKSMRYDGPFTPPSLQGSIVYPGNFGVFDWGGISVDPVRQIAFMNPDYMAFKSKMIPAAEIAAQGPRKSETEGVQPNKGAPYGVVLEPLLSPLGLPCQAPAWGYVTAVDLTTSKIIWKHKNGTVRDSSPVPIPLSMGVPSLGGTFTTAGGVGFLSGTLDQYLRAYDVKNGKQLWEGRLPAGAQTTPMTYTGKDGKQYVLVVAGGHGSLGTKQGDYVIAYKLSE, encoded by the coding sequence ATGAGCACTGATGGTGCTTTGAGTCGAAGCCGTCTGCTGCCGAGCCTGCTCGGCATCCTGCTTCTGCTAATGGGCCTGGCCATGCTGGCCGGGGGGATCAAGCTGAGCTTGCTCGGCGGCTCGCTGTATTACCTGCTGGCCGGTATCGGCCTGGCGCTGACCGGCGTGTTGATGATCTTGGCACGCCGCGCTGCGCTGGGCCTTTACGCGCTGGTGCTGTTCGCCAGCACCGTTTGGGCCTTGTGGGAAGTCGGCCTCGATTGGTGGCAACTGGTGCCGCGCCTGGCGATGTTGTTTGCGCTGGGCCTCGTCATGCTGCTGCCGTGGTTTCGCCGTCCGCTGCTGATTACCGGCCCTGCGCCGATGGGCACCGGTGCACTGAGCGTGGCCGTGGTGCTGGCCGCCGTTGCTGCGCTGGCCAGCCAATTCACCAACCCCGGTGAAATCAAAGGCCAACTGGACCGCGACAGCGTGCCGGGCATGACCAACACCGCCCCGGCCATGCCTGACGGTGACTGGAATTCCTACGGCCGCAGTGCTCACGGCGATCGTTACTCGCCACTGGCACAGATCACCCCGCAGAACGTGAACAAGCTCGTTCCGGCCTGGACCTACCGCACCGGTGACATCCCGGGCCCTAACGACCCGGGCGAAACCACCGCTGAAAACACTCCGCTGAAAGTCAACGGCATGCTCTACGTCTGCACGCCGCACAGCCAGGTGATCGCGCTGGACCCGGACACCGGCAAGGAACTCTGGCGTTTCGATCCGAAGCTCTCCACGCAAAACGCGGCGAACTTCAAGGGTTGGGCGCACATGACCTGCCGTGGCGTGACGTATCACGATGACGCCGCTTACGCGTCCGAGCAAAGCCCGACCGGCACCGCCAACCCTGCGCCGGTCAGCAACGTCTGCCCACGCCGCATTTTCCTGCCGACTGCCGACACCCGCCTGATTGCCCTCGACGCCGACACCGGCAAGATGTGCGAAGACTTTGGCGACAAGGGCCAGGTTGATCTGCGCGCCAACATCGGCGGCTTCACAGCGGGCGGTTACTACTCCACCTCACCTCCAGCGGTCACTAAAGACCTGGTGGTGATTGGCGGCCACGTCACCGACAACGTCTCCATCGACGAGCCTAGCGGTGTGATCCGCGCGTTCGACGTGCACACCGGCAAACTGGTGTGGAACTGGGACAGCGGCAATCCGGACGACACCACGCCGATTGCCGAAGGCAAGGTCTACACCCGCAACTCGCCGAACATGTGGTCCATGTTCGCCGTCGATGAAAAACTCGGCATGCTTTACCTGCCGATGGGCAACCAGACGCCGGACCAGTTCGGTGGCGCGCGTACGCCTGAATCGGAACTGCACGCCGCCGGCCTGACCGCCCTCGACATCGCCACCGGCAAGGTGCGCTGGCACTTCCAGTTCACCCACCACGACCTGTGGGACATGGACGTCGGCGGCCAACCAACCCTGATGGACCTGAAAACCGCTGACGGCGTGAAGCCAGCGGTACTCGCGTCCACCAAGCAAGGCAGCATCTACGTGCTGGACCGCAGCACCGGCCAGGCGATCGTGCCGATCAACGAAGTGCCGGTGCCACAAGGCGCTGTCGAAGGTGATCACACCTCGCCGACCCAACCGAAATCCGACCTGAACCTCATGCCGCCGCCGCTGCAAGAACGCGACATGTGGGGCGTGACGCCGTTCGACCAACTGATCTGCCGGATCGACTTCAAATCCATGCGCTACGACGGCCCGTTCACGCCGCCATCGCTGCAAGGTTCGATCGTGTATCCAGGCAACTTCGGCGTGTTCGACTGGGGCGGCATCTCGGTTGACCCGGTGCGTCAGATTGCTTTCATGAACCCGGACTACATGGCGTTCAAATCGAAAATGATCCCGGCCGCCGAAATCGCTGCCCAAGGCCCGCGTAAAAGCGAAACCGAAGGCGTGCAGCCGAACAAAGGCGCGCCATACGGCGTCGTCCTCGAACCCCTGCTCTCGCCATTGGGCCTGCCGTGCCAGGCACCGGCCTGGGGTTACGTGACAGCGGTCGACCTGACCACCAGCAAAATCATCTGGAAACACAAAAACGGCACCGTGCGCGACAGCTCACCGGTTCCGATCCCGCTGAGCATGGGCGTACCTAGCCTGGGCGGGACTTTCACCACTGCCGGTGGCGTGGGCTTCCTGAGCGGCACACTTGACCAATACCTGCGTGCCTATGACGTGAAAAACGGCAAGCAGTTGTGGGAAGGCCGCCTGCCAGCCGGCGCGCAAACCACGCCGATGACCTACACCGGCAAGGACGGCAAGCAATACGTGCTTGTTGTTGCAGGCGGTCATGGGTCGCTGGGCACCAAGCAAGGTGACTATGTGATTGCGTACAAACTGTCCGAGTAA
- a CDS encoding carbohydrate porin, protein MPYLKTPRDSAVCTTIARRKALNLIGGFTALGLATCTQAAPAFDSESPWVLGDWNGTRTELSEKGYDFKVDYTGEMGSNLHGGYDHDRTARYSDQFGLGTHMDLQKILGWDDAELQLTITERNGNNISNDRINDPRVGGFTSAQEVWGRGQTWRLTQMWYQQKFFDQKLDIKVGRFGEGEDFNSFPCDFQNLAFCGSQVGNWVGGIWYNWPVSQWAMRVKYHLTPELYAQVGAYEQNPSNLDRDNGFKLSGSGTQGAILPVELVWSPKLNGLPGEYRAGYYYSNAKATDAYKDSNGQPAALSGEAYRSASSKHGVWLGVQQQITRRASDNSRGLSVFANGTMHDKKTNAIDNYVQAGVVYKGLFDARAKDDIGFALARVHVNPAYRKNAEATNQARAVFDYDDPSYLPPQDTEYSAELYYGVHVTNWLTVRPNLQYIRHPGGVDKVDDALIGGIKVQSSF, encoded by the coding sequence ATGCCTTATCTTAAAACTCCGCGAGACAGCGCTGTCTGCACCACTATTGCTCGTCGAAAAGCCCTGAACCTGATCGGCGGATTCACCGCGTTGGGCCTCGCCACTTGCACCCAGGCGGCTCCGGCCTTCGATAGCGAGTCGCCGTGGGTGCTCGGCGACTGGAACGGCACGCGCACCGAACTTTCGGAAAAAGGCTACGACTTCAAAGTCGATTACACCGGCGAAATGGGCAGCAATCTGCACGGCGGTTACGACCATGACCGCACCGCTCGCTACAGCGACCAGTTTGGCCTCGGCACTCACATGGACTTGCAGAAGATTCTGGGCTGGGACGACGCCGAGCTTCAGCTGACCATCACCGAGCGCAACGGCAATAACATCAGCAACGACCGGATCAACGACCCACGGGTCGGAGGTTTCACCTCGGCCCAGGAAGTGTGGGGCCGTGGCCAGACCTGGCGCCTGACGCAGATGTGGTATCAGCAGAAATTCTTCGATCAGAAACTCGACATCAAGGTCGGCCGCTTCGGTGAAGGCGAAGACTTCAACAGCTTCCCCTGCGACTTCCAGAACCTGGCGTTCTGCGGCTCGCAGGTCGGCAACTGGGTCGGCGGCATCTGGTACAACTGGCCGGTCAGCCAGTGGGCGATGCGGGTCAAATATCACCTGACACCGGAACTGTACGCGCAGGTTGGCGCCTATGAGCAGAACCCGTCGAACCTTGATCGCGACAATGGTTTCAAGCTCAGCGGCAGCGGCACCCAGGGTGCGATCCTGCCGGTGGAACTGGTCTGGTCGCCGAAGCTCAACGGCCTGCCGGGTGAATACCGCGCCGGTTATTACTACAGCAACGCCAAAGCCACTGATGCCTACAAAGACAGCAACGGCCAGCCGGCCGCCCTGAGTGGCGAGGCGTACCGCAGCGCGTCGAGCAAACACGGCGTGTGGCTCGGTGTGCAGCAGCAGATCACCAGACGCGCCAGCGACAACTCCCGCGGCCTGAGCGTGTTCGCCAACGGCACGATGCACGACAAGAAGACCAACGCCATCGACAACTATGTCCAGGCAGGCGTCGTCTACAAAGGCTTGTTCGATGCACGCGCCAAGGACGACATCGGTTTCGCTTTGGCTCGCGTCCACGTCAACCCGGCCTATCGCAAGAACGCTGAGGCGACCAATCAGGCCCGCGCGGTCTTCGACTATGACGACCCGTCCTATCTGCCACCGCAGGACACCGAATACAGCGCCGAACTCTATTACGGCGTGCACGTCACGAACTGGCTGACCGTGCGCCCGAACCTGCAATACATCCGCCACCCCGGCGGCGTGGACAAGGTCGATGACGCGCTGATTGGCGGTATCAAAGTGCAATCGTCCTTCTAA
- a CDS encoding VF530 family DNA-binding protein has translation MTEQNNNPLHGVTLEQILNALVEHYEWSGLAERIDIRCFKSDPSIKSSLTFLRKTPWAREKVERLYVKLMRTKRPV, from the coding sequence ATGACCGAACAGAACAACAACCCGCTGCACGGCGTGACGCTGGAGCAAATCCTCAACGCGCTGGTTGAACACTACGAATGGTCGGGGCTGGCCGAGCGCATCGATATCCGCTGCTTCAAGAGTGACCCGAGCATCAAGTCGAGCCTGACTTTCCTGCGCAAAACCCCGTGGGCACGGGAGAAGGTAGAACGCTTGTACGTGAAGTTGATGCGCACCAAGCGCCCGGTCTGA